CGGAAGTGACGATCCGCGATTGGGCGGGCGGCCTGCCGGGCCTCGCGACGGATGGGCGGATGACCGATTTCGCGCCGCTCGCCAAGCGCGGATCGAGCGGCTCGATGGGCTTCGGCCTCGGGCTGCAGCTCGCCGCGCAGGTTGTGGCCGCGCACGCGGGCACGCTGTACGCCGAATCGAATCGCGGCGTCGGCACGACGTTCGTGATGCGCATGCCGATGCTCACGCCCGCGCCCGCGCCCGGCGCCGCGCCGCCGGCCGTACCGGAAGGCATCGCGCGCTGGCGCGCGAGCGTCGCGCCGGACGGCTGAGTACGCCCCCTTTTCCTTTTCGCTTGACGTGCTATTTTCGCGATGTCCGAACCAAACATGCTGCGCACCGTGCAGCAGCCCAAGCAGATCGTCGTCGTCGAGGACGATCCGGTGCAGCGCACGCTGCTCGTCACTTGGCTGAAGGCCGAGGGCTACCGCGTCGAGGCATTCGACGACGGGCTCGACGCGCGGCGCTTTCTCGGCGACAGCTGGGCCGATCTGCTGCTGCTCGACTGGGATCTGCCCGGGATGACGGGCGAGCGGCTGCTCGCGTGGGTGCGCGGCCGCGCGCGCTCGATCGTCCCGGTGATCTTCCAGACCGTGCATTCGGATGAAGAGGACATCGTGAAGATACTCGACGCCGGCGCGGACGATTTCCTCATCAAGCCGCTCGAAAAGCAGATGCTGCTCGCGCGCGTGCGCGCGCTGCTGCGGCGCTTCGCGGCGCTGTCCGCCGACAGCGCTCGCATGCAGCTCGGCGGCTACCAGTTGTCGCGCGCGACGCTCACCGTGTCCGACGGCGCCGCATCGCATGCGTTCAGCGCGAAGGAATTCGACATCCTCTGGCATCTGGCCGAGCATCCGGGCGCCGTCGTGCAGCGGCAGGATCTGCTGCGGCTCGTCTGGGGCGCGGATGCGTCCGCGCAGACGCGCACGGTCGACATGTACGTGAGCCGGCTGCGCAGCCGGCTGAAGGCGGCGGGCATCGGCTGGACCGTGCATGCGGCGTACGCGACCGGCTATCGCCTGAACCTGGGCGCGGACGCGGAACCGGCGGATCGCGCATCGTGACGCGGCGCGCGGCCGCGTCGGCTGCCGCCGTGGCGCTCGCGCTCGCGAGCCATGCGCCGGCGCTCCACGCGGTGCCGCTCGCATGGCCGCTCGCGCGCTTCGACTATCGCGTCGGCCCGGTGAGCGCCGTCGGCGCGTTGAGCGAGCTGAGCCGCCGCTCCGGCGTTGCAATCGACATCGACGCGCATGCGCCGTGCCGGCTCGACGTGCGCGACGCCCTTGCGCCGCAGCGCTTCGTCGACTGGGTCGCACGCACGTGCGGGCTCGCGTCGTATTACGACGGCGCGGTGTTGCAGCTCGTCGCGCCCGACGCGTTCGAGCGCGCGGCGGTGCGGCTCAATTACGCGACGCCCGCCGAGCTGCGCGCGACGCTCGCGCGGCAGCGGATCGTCGACGCGCGCTGGCGGCCCGGCTACGACGATGCGGCGCGAATCGTGCGCGTCGCCGGCCCGCCGCGCTATGTCGCGCTCGTGCTCGCCGCCGCGCGCGCGCTCGACGAGGCCGCGCAGGCGCGCGTGCGCACCGCCACGCGCGCGTTCCGGCTGCGCGCGCGCGCGGCGGCCGACCGCACGGTGAGCGGCGATGCGGGCGACGCAGCGCTGCCGGGGCTCGCGACGCGGCTGCGCCGCCGGCTCGAACAGGACGGCGCCGTGCCGCCCGCGGCGCCGGGCGTGCGCGAATTCACCGCGCCGCTGCCGATCGTCGACGCGGACGCACGCTCGAACACCGTGCTGATTCGCGACGTGCCCGCGCGGCTCGCGCGCGATGCACGGCTCGTCGCGCAACTCGACACGCTGCCCGCGTCGATACGGATCGACGCGTTCGGCGCGACGCTCTCGCCCGCGCAGCTCGACGCGCTCGGGCTGCGGTGGCCCGACGACGCGCACGCTTTGGCGGCGTCGCGCGCGGCGGGCGATGCGCGCGACGCGTCGCGCTCGTCGGCGCGAATCCGGCCGGCGGGCGCATCCCGCCTATCCGGCGCCCCGCGTGCGGCGGATTCGCGTCGCGCGTCCGCTGCGCCCGATGCATCCGCCAATTCCGGCGCATCCCGCGCATCGGGCGCATCCGGAATACCGGGCGCATTCGGCGCGCCCAACGCCGTCGGCGCGTCGGAGCCGCCCGAATCCGCGGGCGCTTTGCGCATCGCGATCGCTTCCGCGCCGGACGGCTGCACGGCGACGCGCGCGCGCATCGCCGAGCTCGCCGCGCACGGCGACGCATCGATCGACGCCGACGGCTCGACGCTGACGCTGCCCGACGGCAGCGCGGACTTCGGCCGTCTGCGGCAGGCGTTCGTCGCGTCGGGGGACGGCGGCGCGCGCTCGCTCGATGCGCGGCGCAACGGTTTCGCGATGCGGATCACGCCGCATGAGACCGCGCAGCCGGAGCGCTACGCGCTCGACATGCGGATCGTCGAGCGCTGGACCGACGGCGGCCGCACGCCCGGCGGGCCGTCGCGCGAAACCGTGTCCGGCGTGACGCTCGCGGCGGGGGAATGCGGGGCGCTCGCGCTGCCGCTTGCCGCCGGGCGCGGCGAGCAGCGGCTCGTGCTGGTGACGCTGCGCGTGATGCCGGCCGATCCGGCGCGTGTGCCGCCGCCGGCGTCGCCGAGCGCGCCGGCGCGGCGCACGCCGGCCGCGGCCGGCGCGACCGCAACGGCTCGCGCGCCCGACGCCGAGAAGCCCGCGGTGCGCTCGCATGCGGCGTCACGCGCGCATCCGCCGGCGCCGCCGCCCCTTGCACCGCCGTCCGACGGCCTCGGCTTCAGGACGCAGACCCGCCTGCTCGGCAATTGACGGGAATCCCGCCCATTATTAAACGTCGATCAAACGACGATCGCGCACGATTTAGGCGCGCGACGGCGATCGCCTTTTGAAATTAATGTGACCAGTCGATTAATGCACGAATTCGGCTTGTTTATATGATTTTTTTTCGATTTTAGATCGGCGCGTAAAAATGCCGGATCGGGTCCGCCCGGTTAGCGATCAACAATGGACTGCATCATTTCATGCAGCTCGAGCCGATTGTAAGTCGCCCGTAACGCGTCCTTCGTCGTGATCCGGTTGCGGGCCGCGAGCGCGGCGAGATCGTCGTTCAGCGAGCGCGACATGTTGTCCTCCCGGCGCCGCAGGAACTCGTTGACGAGATGCAGCTTCGTCGGGTCCGCGATCAGCTTCGCGACCTGGTTGTTGTTGTTGAACAGCAGCTCGCTCGCGAGCACGAGGCTTTCGCCGTCCGCGCTCGGCACGAGGCTCTGGCAGACGATGCCGATCAGCGATTCGGCGAGCGCGACCGCGTGCCGGTCGCGCTCGCCGGCCGGAAAGAACGACAGCAGCTTGTTGAGCGCGCTGACCGCGCTGCCCGTGTGCATCGTCGCGAGCACGAGGTGCCCGGATTCGCCCGCCTGCAGCAGCGTGTCGGCCGTCTGCGCGTCGCGCACCTCGCCCACCATCACGACGTCCGGCTTCTGCCGCAGTGCCTCGCGCAGCCCGTGCGGGAAATTCGGCGTGTCGGTCGGCACTTCGCGCTGCGAGATGATCGACTGGCGGCGCTCCAGATAGTATTCGATCGGCTCCTCGATCGTGACGATATGCGTGTTGCGCGTCGCGTTGACGTGCTCGAGCAGCGACGCGATCGTCGTCGTCTTGCCCGAGCCCGTGGGGCCGGTGACGAGGATGATGCCCTTCGTGTTGTCGAGCATCGAGCGCACGTAGGCGGGCAGGCCGAGTTCCTCGAGCGGCAGCGGCTGAAGCGGCAGCCGGCGCATCGAGATCACGATCTTGCGGCCGCCGCCCGCGCGATACACGTGGCAGCGCAGCCGGCAGCGCGTGAGAACGAACGGGCGGTCGAGCGTGCCCTGACTCAGCGCGCGCTCCCAGTGCTCGTCGATCGCGTCGAGCAGCGGGCGCATGTCGTCGAGGAGCACGGGCTCGTCGCTCGTTTCGACCCAGCCGCGTGGCGTCTTGATCGTGACGGGGCGGTCCTGTTCGATGTGGATGTCGGTGAACATCTGCTTCAGATCGATCAGGCCGAGCACTTCTCCCGCGAGATCGCGCAGCGGGGCGGCGGCATGCTGGTTCATCTTGGCGATTCGAATGAATGGAATGGGCGGCGCATTGCGCGCGGCGAGTGGGAAATTGAATGGCCTATTGAATTTTGCACGTCAACTAGCTTTTGTCAAACTGTTCGGGGTATATTTGCCGCGCAATAATCAATTCAATAATGCGACTGCGTGCGCAGACCTATTATGTAAAGCCGAGGTAATCCCGGGTTCGGAAAGTCATTTCCGGCCGCGAAGGCAGCCCGATGCGTCGGGCGCGGCATCCGGGATCGCCGGGCGGCAAAGCGCGGGGGCCAGCGGCGCACGGCAGCAGTCGAGTAACGAGGAAAATCATGATGCACGGCGCCACGGTCGCCGCGGCCGCGTTCATCGCGATCGCGCTTTTCGCAACCGAATGCGCGGCGAGCGGTCCGCCCGCCGGCACCGATCCGGCATCGGGCGGCTCATTCGCCGAGCGCTTCGATCACGCGCCGCTCACGGCATCGCGCGTCGACGTGTTTCGCGCGCCATCGCCGGCGGCGTCGGCCGGGGCCGCCCGGGCCGCGGACACGATGCCCGCGGCGGCGATGCCGGCCGACGCCGACGCGACGGCCGCGCGATCCGCGCCGCAGCCGGTTGCGGACATGCCCGTGCGGGACGTGCCCGTGCGGGACATGCCCACGTGGGACGTGCGCGCGTCCGACGGCACGATTCGCGGCGTTTTGTCGCGATGGGCGAATACGGCGGGCTGGCAGCTCGTCTGGGATGCGCCCGTCGATTTCAGCATCGATGCGCAGGCGACGCTGCGCGGCTCGTTCGAGGATGCGCTGCAGGCGCTCGTCGCGAGCCTCGGCCGCACGTCCGCGCCGATCCAGGCGATTCTCTATCGAGGCAATCACGTGTTGCGCGTTGTCGCGCAAGGAGCGGGCTGATGCGCGTATTGTTCGCTATTTCATTGCTGGCCGTCGCATGGCTTGCCGGCTGCACCGGGCTTCGCGGCGGCATCGAGCGCGACGCGCGACGCGAGTCGAACGAATCCGCGGCGCTCTTCAAGCGCGCGTCCGACGGCGACAACAGCGTGCACGCGCTTGCGCCCGTCGTCGTCGACGATGGGCTGTGGGTGTCGGCGGGCGCCGTCAAGCTGCGCAGCGGCGAGCAGTTGCCGCCGCTGTTCGACGAGCCGGCGTCGTTCGATCGCGCGGTCTCTTCGTTGTCCGAATTTGCCGAGCAGATCACGCGGTTGACCCAGGTGCCGACGCAGGTCGCCGCGAGCGCGCAGCAGGCGGCCGCGCGTTCGCAGCAAGGCGGCGGCGCGGACGGCGCGGCGCGCAGCGCGCCCGTGTTTCTCGACGCGGCGGGCGCTCGCTCGACGCCGCCGCTGCCGCCCGGCATGCCGGGCGGCGCGTCGGCCGGCGGCGGCAAGGCGGGCGGCAGCGGCGCGGGCCCGGACGGCGGCGCCGGCACGTCGTTCGCGCCGGTGCGCATCGTGTACGCGGGCGGCACGCTGCGCGGCCTGCTCGACGCGGCGTGCGCGCGCTTCGGCGTCTTCTGGAAATACGAGCAGGGGACGATCCGCTTCTTCTTCACCGATACCCGCACGTTTCAGGTCAACGCGATTCCGGGCGATTCGTCGCTGAACGCGTCGGTCGTGAGCGGCGCGACGAGCGACGGCACCTCGGGTGGCTCGCAGTCGGGCGGCTCGGGCGGTGGCATCAACGGCGCGAGCGGCGGCACGACGGGCCTCACCGCGAACAACACGGCGAACACCGCGGTGAACTCTCAACTGTCGGTGTTCAACGGCCTGCAGAGCGCGATCCAGTCAATGCTGTCGCGCTACGGCAGCTCGGTCTCGTCGCCCGCTACCGGCTCGATCTCGGTGACCGACACGCCCGACGTGCTCGAGCGCGTCGCCGCGTTCATGACGCAGCAGAACCGCTCGCTGTCGCGGCAGGTGCTGCTCAACGTGACCGTGCTCAGCGTGTCGCTGAAGGCGGGCGACGCGTACGGGATCGACTGGAGCCTCGTCTACAAGACGATGTCGGCGGGATTCAACATCACCAATCCGTTCAATCCGGTGTCGCTGACGAAGCCGGCCGATCTGTCCGCGACCGTGCTCAGCCCGACGAGCCGCTTCAACGGCACGAAGCTGCTGATTCGCGCGCTGTCGCAGCAGGGGACGGTGCGGCGCAAGACGTCGGCGTCGGTGACGACGCTCAACAACCAGCCGGTGCCCGTGCAGGTCGCGACGCAGACGGGCTACCTCGCGTCGGTGTCGACGACGAACACCGCGAACGTCGGCTCGTCGACGGCGCTCACGCCGGGCGTCGTGACGACGGGCTTCAACATGACGCTGCTGCCGCACGTGCTCGACGACGGCACCGTGATGCTGCAGTTCTCGACGAACATCTCGTCGCTGCTCCAGTTGAAGGAGGTGTCGAGCAGCACGGGAGGGCGCAGCGCGGCGCGTATCCAGACGCCCGACGTCGACATGCGCAACTTCCTGCAGCGCGTTGCGATGAAATCGGGCGAGACGCTCGTGATCAGCGGCTACGAAGGCGCGAACGATTCGCTCGACGAGCGCGGCGTGGGCACGCCGAAGATGATCGCGCTCGGCGGCGGCTACGAGGCGCAGCGTGCGCGCGAGGTGATCGTGATCCTGATCACGCCCGTCACGCAGCGCGGCGGCGCGTAACGGAGCCGGCGATGAGCGCGCAGGTGATTCAAATCGGCCGCCAGCGCTTCGTCGGCGGCCTGTTCTGGCAATCGCTGTCGAGACGCAACGAGCTGCGCGCCGAAGCGGTCGAGCTCGCGAAGAAGCTGAAGTTCGACCTGATGGTGCTGCGGATCGATCGCGGCGTCGCGGCGGCGGGCTACGCGAACACGCGCGACGGCTTCGCGCCGGGGCATCTTTCGTTGGGCGCGATGGTGTCGCGCGCGATCGCGCTCGAAGGCGCGTTCTACAACGGGCGGCGCCAGCCCGCGCCGAACTGGCTGGGCGCGTTCGCGCTGCCCGACGGGCGCTGGGCGTACTTCGCGGTGCGCGACCATGCGTTCATGCCGAACGGCGACTGGGTCGGCAGCCGCGAGGAAGCGCTCGAGCGCCTGCATACCGATTACGCGTGGGGCGGCTGGAACGTCGTGATCGGCGAGCCGGAGCTCGAGAAGCAGGGTTTCCAGAATTTCCAGCCGAAGCGGCTCGACGAACTGCTGCCGCGCCGCGGCGGCCGGCCGCGCACCGAGCGCTGGTGGGCGCTCAAGCCCGTCGAGCGGCGGCTGTCGCCGCGCGCCGCGCTGATCGCCGCGACGGTGGCGTGCGTCGCGTTCGGCGGCGCGCTCGCGTATTGGCACCATCGCGCGAAGCTCGAAGCGCAGGAGCGCGAGGCGGCGCTCGAACGGGTGCGCGCGGAGCTCGCCGCGCGGCAGGCGAGAGGCGGCCCCGTTGCGCCGCCGTGGGCGAAGCTGCCCGACGCGGTCGCGTTCGCGCGCGCGTGCGCGACCCGCTTCGGGCGGCTTTCGCCCGGCGGGTGGCGGCTCGAGCGCTACGAGTGCACGCCGGGCACGGCGCACTACGCGTGGGCGCGCAACGGCTCGAACGTGCGCTACCTGCTCGCGATGGAGCCCGCCGCGACGGTCGACACCGACGGCGAGCGCGCGACGCTCGACGTGCCGCTCACCGCGCCGACGGCGGACGACACGCCGCTCGTCGACGATTCGGTTGTCAGGACGCAACTTCTGTCGCGTCTCCAATGGCTCGACGCGGCCGCTAAACTGGACCGGCTGCTTCCCGATCAGGCCTCGCGCGCGCCGCTCGCGGATCTCGCGCAGCAGGCGGCCGCGGCGCCCGCGTGGCGCGCGTACCGGCTGAACGCGCGCCTCGGCGGCGTCGCGCCGCCGGAGTTCGTGCGCGCGATCGACGTGCCGGGGCTGCGCGTCGAGCGCATCGCCTACCAGAACAATCAGTGGACTCTCGAAGGAGTGCTCTATGCGAAATAGTCGCGTTCGATCGATGTGCGCGCTCGGCGCGGCGTTGCTCGCCGGCGCCGCGCGCGCGGCGGGGCCCGCGCCGTCCGACGACGGCGGCGCG
The nucleotide sequence above comes from Burkholderia thailandensis E264. Encoded proteins:
- a CDS encoding secretin N-terminal domain-containing protein, whose protein sequence is MTRRAAASAAAVALALASHAPALHAVPLAWPLARFDYRVGPVSAVGALSELSRRSGVAIDIDAHAPCRLDVRDALAPQRFVDWVARTCGLASYYDGAVLQLVAPDAFERAAVRLNYATPAELRATLARQRIVDARWRPGYDDAARIVRVAGPPRYVALVLAAARALDEAAQARVRTATRAFRLRARAAADRTVSGDAGDAALPGLATRLRRRLEQDGAVPPAAPGVREFTAPLPIVDADARSNTVLIRDVPARLARDARLVAQLDTLPASIRIDAFGATLSPAQLDALGLRWPDDAHALAASRAAGDARDASRSSARIRPAGASRLSGAPRAADSRRASAAPDASANSGASRASGASGIPGAFGAPNAVGASEPPESAGALRIAIASAPDGCTATRARIAELAAHGDASIDADGSTLTLPDGSADFGRLRQAFVASGDGGARSLDARRNGFAMRITPHETAQPERYALDMRIVERWTDGGRTPGGPSRETVSGVTLAAGECGALALPLAAGRGEQRLVLVTLRVMPADPARVPPPASPSAPARRTPAAAGATATARAPDAEKPAVRSHAASRAHPPAPPPLAPPSDGLGFRTQTRLLGN
- a CDS encoding type IV pilus twitching motility protein PilT; this encodes MNQHAAAPLRDLAGEVLGLIDLKQMFTDIHIEQDRPVTIKTPRGWVETSDEPVLLDDMRPLLDAIDEHWERALSQGTLDRPFVLTRCRLRCHVYRAGGGRKIVISMRRLPLQPLPLEELGLPAYVRSMLDNTKGIILVTGPTGSGKTTTIASLLEHVNATRNTHIVTIEEPIEYYLERRQSIISQREVPTDTPNFPHGLREALRQKPDVVMVGEVRDAQTADTLLQAGESGHLVLATMHTGSAVSALNKLLSFFPAGERDRHAVALAESLIGIVCQSLVPSADGESLVLASELLFNNNNQVAKLIADPTKLHLVNEFLRRREDNMSRSLNDDLAALAARNRITTKDALRATYNRLELHEMMQSIVDR
- a CDS encoding PilN family type IVB pilus formation outer membrane protein produces the protein MRVLFAISLLAVAWLAGCTGLRGGIERDARRESNESAALFKRASDGDNSVHALAPVVVDDGLWVSAGAVKLRSGEQLPPLFDEPASFDRAVSSLSEFAEQITRLTQVPTQVAASAQQAAARSQQGGGADGAARSAPVFLDAAGARSTPPLPPGMPGGASAGGGKAGGSGAGPDGGAGTSFAPVRIVYAGGTLRGLLDAACARFGVFWKYEQGTIRFFFTDTRTFQVNAIPGDSSLNASVVSGATSDGTSGGSQSGGSGGGINGASGGTTGLTANNTANTAVNSQLSVFNGLQSAIQSMLSRYGSSVSSPATGSISVTDTPDVLERVAAFMTQQNRSLSRQVLLNVTVLSVSLKAGDAYGIDWSLVYKTMSAGFNITNPFNPVSLTKPADLSATVLSPTSRFNGTKLLIRALSQQGTVRRKTSASVTTLNNQPVPVQVATQTGYLASVSTTNTANVGSSTALTPGVVTTGFNMTLLPHVLDDGTVMLQFSTNISSLLQLKEVSSSTGGRSAARIQTPDVDMRNFLQRVAMKSGETLVISGYEGANDSLDERGVGTPKMIALGGGYEAQRAREVIVILITPVTQRGGA
- the pilO2 gene encoding type 4b pilus protein PilO2, producing the protein MSAQVIQIGRQRFVGGLFWQSLSRRNELRAEAVELAKKLKFDLMVLRIDRGVAAAGYANTRDGFAPGHLSLGAMVSRAIALEGAFYNGRRQPAPNWLGAFALPDGRWAYFAVRDHAFMPNGDWVGSREEALERLHTDYAWGGWNVVIGEPELEKQGFQNFQPKRLDELLPRRGGRPRTERWWALKPVERRLSPRAALIAATVACVAFGGALAYWHHRAKLEAQEREAALERVRAELAARQARGGPVAPPWAKLPDAVAFARACATRFGRLSPGGWRLERYECTPGTAHYAWARNGSNVRYLLAMEPAATVDTDGERATLDVPLTAPTADDTPLVDDSVVRTQLLSRLQWLDAAAKLDRLLPDQASRAPLADLAQQAAAAPAWRAYRLNARLGGVAPPEFVRAIDVPGLRVERIAYQNNQWTLEGVLYAK
- a CDS encoding response regulator transcription factor, which codes for MSEPNMLRTVQQPKQIVVVEDDPVQRTLLVTWLKAEGYRVEAFDDGLDARRFLGDSWADLLLLDWDLPGMTGERLLAWVRGRARSIVPVIFQTVHSDEEDIVKILDAGADDFLIKPLEKQMLLARVRALLRRFAALSADSARMQLGGYQLSRATLTVSDGAASHAFSAKEFDILWHLAEHPGAVVQRQDLLRLVWGADASAQTRTVDMYVSRLRSRLKAAGIGWTVHAAYATGYRLNLGADAEPADRAS
- a CDS encoding toxin co-regulated pilus biosynthesis Q family protein, giving the protein MMHGATVAAAAFIAIALFATECAASGPPAGTDPASGGSFAERFDHAPLTASRVDVFRAPSPAASAGAARAADTMPAAAMPADADATAARSAPQPVADMPVRDVPVRDMPTWDVRASDGTIRGVLSRWANTAGWQLVWDAPVDFSIDAQATLRGSFEDALQALVASLGRTSAPIQAILYRGNHVLRVVAQGAG